The following coding sequences lie in one Bordetella genomosp. 9 genomic window:
- the lgt gene encoding prolipoprotein diacylglyceryl transferase → MLRYPQFDPVAVHIGPLAVHWYGLMYLFGFGLVYLLGRWRISQGKVQGGFTPRDLEDLIFYSVIGVVAGGRLGYVLFYKPGYYFSHPLEIFYLWQGGMSFHGGLLGVILVMLFFARKRGVSFFTVSDFIAPLIPLALAMGRLGNFINGELWGRPSSVPWAMVFPQSGDGIPRHPSQLYELGLEGIALFIVMWWFARKPRPTGQVSAVFLIGYGLFRFLVEFTREPDNFLGLLAGGLSMGQWLSIPMVVFGVLLFVLTAKRSSPSRRRQP, encoded by the coding sequence ATGCTGCGATATCCCCAATTCGATCCTGTGGCAGTCCATATCGGTCCACTGGCCGTGCATTGGTACGGCTTGATGTACCTGTTCGGGTTCGGCCTGGTCTATCTGCTTGGCCGGTGGCGCATCTCACAGGGCAAGGTGCAAGGCGGCTTTACACCGCGCGATCTGGAAGATCTGATCTTCTATAGCGTGATCGGGGTGGTTGCGGGAGGCCGCCTGGGATACGTGCTGTTCTACAAGCCGGGGTATTACTTCAGCCATCCGCTGGAAATCTTCTATCTTTGGCAAGGCGGAATGTCGTTCCACGGCGGCTTGCTGGGCGTGATCCTGGTGATGCTGTTCTTTGCGCGCAAGCGCGGCGTTTCTTTTTTCACCGTGAGCGACTTCATCGCGCCACTGATTCCGCTCGCTCTAGCCATGGGGCGCTTGGGCAACTTCATCAATGGCGAGCTGTGGGGCCGGCCCTCGTCCGTGCCGTGGGCCATGGTGTTTCCGCAAAGCGGCGACGGCATTCCCCGCCATCCCTCCCAGCTTTATGAACTGGGATTGGAAGGCATCGCGCTGTTCATCGTGATGTGGTGGTTTGCGCGCAAGCCGCGACCCACCGGACAGGTGAGCGCGGTGTTCCTGATCGGCTACGGGCTTTTCCGTTTTCTGGTTGAATTCACCCGTGAGCCGGACAACTTTCTGGGTTTGCTGGCAGGCGGCCTGAGCATGGGGCAATGGCTGTCCATCCCCATGGTCGTGTTCGGCGTCCTGCTTTTCGTGCTTACTGCAAAACGATCGTCCCCGTCACGTCGACGCCAACCGTGA